From Calditerrivibrio sp., the proteins below share one genomic window:
- a CDS encoding tautomerase family protein: protein MPVVRVEMWQGKSKEVKDNIAKDITEVFVKNLGCPPEAVTVVYDDRPKTDWYTGGKSHDKLYVDK, encoded by the coding sequence ATGCCAGTGGTTAGGGTAGAGATGTGGCAGGGGAAAAGCAAAGAGGTAAAGGATAATATAGCAAAGGATATCACAGAGGTTTTTGTTAAGAATCTGGGTTGTCCCCCTGAGGCTGTGACTGTGGTGTATGATGATAGACCCAAAACGGATTGGTATACTGGCGGTAAAAGTCACGATAAATTGTATGTTGACAAATAA
- a CDS encoding TRAP transporter fused permease subunit — MRKLEGFWKYLLATLVLAWGGFVMWTSLLYSLHPLLQGGISLSIGLAIVFLVYPMIKKEFNNKFLNILITGTEKAPSVLDLLFIVLSIIPCFYVMINWETIVRNPGSINDLELLMAVILVVALIEGTRRALGWVIPILVIFFIVYTIYGPYIPGRFAHPGFDYIDIMYQLFMMTEGIWGMLTDMASRIIAPFIIFGPILFATGVGKTVMDLSTYAGGKIRGGPGHVAVISSSLFGMLSGSSVANAATTGSFTIPLMKRFGFSREFASAVEASASSGGQIMPPIMGAGCFVMAEFLNIPYTSIMIAGTVPALIYFIGISAGIWIEAGKTGMGKIPPELMPKVREVFKPGNILGFFLPIGTLGVLLFMFFPPQVCAAWAIVVSVIYYTFFGGKLVKDEIVKRIKDIYGGLFEGVVKALAWLMVMMSCVQIVVTLISMTGFGVKVSEIIIEISGHNVFLALVATMLTSMILGMGMTTTAAYVVAAAVLVPALTQMKVDPLAAHMFIFYFAIKSGLTPPVCIAVFTTTAISGGSWLKAAWYSMKLGIGGYIMPFFFIFVPQYLMKGDFWSILFIFLGASVAMFALEAGVLGYWKKKSTPLERILYIVGGILMLMPDYFTFVGFFIFLVGVLLEKYDIQIPIIGVRKA, encoded by the coding sequence ATGAGAAAGTTAGAAGGGTTTTGGAAATATTTGTTAGCTACACTTGTTTTGGCTTGGGGAGGCTTTGTTATGTGGACCTCCCTTCTTTATTCCCTTCATCCTCTACTACAAGGTGGTATCTCACTTTCTATTGGTCTTGCTATAGTGTTTCTGGTTTATCCGATGATTAAAAAGGAGTTTAACAACAAGTTCTTAAATATCTTGATCACTGGTACAGAAAAAGCTCCATCGGTACTTGACCTTTTGTTTATAGTCCTCAGTATAATTCCATGTTTTTATGTAATGATAAACTGGGAAACTATAGTTAGAAATCCAGGAAGTATAAATGACTTAGAGCTTTTAATGGCTGTTATATTGGTTGTAGCGCTAATTGAGGGGACAAGAAGAGCTTTGGGATGGGTTATACCTATACTGGTTATTTTTTTCATTGTTTATACTATTTATGGTCCTTATATCCCAGGGAGATTTGCTCATCCGGGCTTTGATTATATCGATATAATGTATCAGCTCTTCATGATGACGGAAGGGATATGGGGAATGCTCACAGATATGGCAAGCCGAATAATTGCACCGTTTATAATCTTTGGTCCCATTTTATTTGCTACTGGTGTAGGTAAGACGGTTATGGATCTTTCCACTTATGCGGGAGGGAAAATTAGGGGTGGACCTGGGCATGTTGCAGTTATCTCTAGCTCCCTTTTTGGTATGCTTAGTGGTTCTTCGGTGGCAAATGCTGCAACAACAGGTTCTTTTACAATCCCTTTGATGAAGCGGTTTGGTTTTTCAAGGGAGTTTGCATCCGCTGTAGAGGCTTCGGCATCGTCTGGGGGACAGATCATGCCCCCCATTATGGGTGCTGGCTGTTTTGTCATGGCGGAATTTTTAAATATCCCTTATACCTCTATCATGATTGCGGGGACTGTTCCGGCCCTGATTTACTTTATTGGTATTTCTGCTGGGATATGGATCGAGGCTGGTAAAACTGGCATGGGTAAGATTCCACCTGAGCTTATGCCTAAGGTAAGAGAGGTTTTTAAGCCAGGTAATATTTTAGGCTTTTTCCTGCCAATTGGTACACTTGGTGTTTTACTATTCATGTTTTTCCCTCCACAGGTGTGTGCAGCATGGGCAATTGTTGTATCTGTAATATACTACACATTTTTTGGAGGAAAACTGGTTAAAGATGAAATTGTAAAGAGGATTAAGGATATCTATGGTGGATTGTTTGAAGGTGTAGTAAAGGCTCTTGCCTGGCTGATGGTAATGATGTCATGTGTACAGATTGTGGTTACCCTCATATCGATGACAGGTTTTGGTGTAAAGGTCTCTGAGATAATTATCGAAATTTCTGGACACAATGTATTTCTGGCACTTGTAGCTACCATGCTTACCTCTATGATATTAGGTATGGGTATGACCACTACAGCAGCTTATGTGGTGGCAGCTGCTGTGTTAGTACCAGCTCTTACGCAGATGAAAGTGGATCCCCTTGCAGCCCACATGTTTATATTCTACTTTGCAATTAAGTCTGGTCTTACTCCCCCTGTTTGTATTGCTGTGTTTACTACTACAGCCATTTCTGGTGGTAGCTGGTTAAAGGCAGCATGGTACTCTATGAAGCTTGGTATAGGTGGATATATTATGCCCTTCTTTTTCATATTTGTACCCCAATACCTTATGAAAGGGGATTTCTGGAGTATTCTATTTATCTTTTTAGGTGCTTCTGTGGCGATGTTTGCCCTTGAAGCAGGTGTGTTGGGGTATTGGAAGAAAAAATCCACACCACTTGAGAGGATCTTATATATTGTTGGTGGTATATTGATGCTAATGCCAGATTACTTCACTTTTGTGGGCTTTTTCATCTTTTTAGTGGGCGTACTTTTAGAGAAATACGATATTCAGATCCCAATTATAGGGGTTAGAAAAGCTTGA
- a CDS encoding YbfB/YjiJ family MFS transporter produces the protein MKKLNLDIISVLFGGFCSLFLGMGISRFVYTPILPLMQREFSLSDFISGSLASVNLFGYLLGAIFAITLKDNSKKFILFRISVVISVITISLMVFESVVFWFLVRFWAGFCSALILIYGSDFVINYLIKSGFGHLSGFIFSGIGIGMVMSGMTIPFLGKFFSSSKIWLLMGLLSILPAIVVYATVPKTPEQTRQMDTCQDIKGNNLPVKLVTIAYFLEGFGYIITGTFVSALVYRVEGSSFLSGLVWVVVGLGASIFTPLWGILGKKVGNVLILVFLYFLQCICVALPLIKFSYLYLFISALGLGGTFLGIVSLSFVVAKEITNIRNTTSVLTIFFSFGQILGPIIGGYLADKTRSFYSPIALASLSIFLGGIIMIFLYILQRRRYASYYS, from the coding sequence ATGAAAAAACTAAATTTAGACATTATATCGGTTTTATTTGGTGGATTTTGTTCGTTATTTTTAGGGATGGGGATATCACGGTTTGTCTATACTCCAATACTACCTTTAATGCAAAGGGAGTTTTCATTGTCTGACTTTATATCTGGTTCTTTGGCTTCTGTAAATCTTTTTGGATATCTACTTGGGGCTATATTCGCGATTACATTGAAAGATAATTCGAAAAAGTTTATTTTATTTAGGATTTCGGTGGTTATCTCTGTTATTACCATATCACTTATGGTATTTGAAAGTGTTGTATTTTGGTTTTTAGTGAGGTTTTGGGCAGGTTTTTGTAGTGCTCTGATACTTATATATGGATCAGATTTCGTTATAAACTATCTAATAAAGAGTGGTTTTGGACATCTTTCGGGTTTTATTTTCAGTGGCATTGGTATTGGTATGGTTATGTCTGGGATGACAATACCTTTTTTGGGTAAGTTTTTTAGTTCATCAAAAATATGGTTACTTATGGGGCTTTTGAGTATCTTACCTGCGATAGTTGTTTATGCCACAGTTCCTAAAACACCTGAACAGACAAGACAGATGGATACATGCCAAGATATCAAAGGAAATAATCTACCTGTGAAATTAGTTACCATTGCATATTTCTTAGAGGGTTTTGGGTATATTATAACTGGTACGTTTGTGTCAGCTCTTGTTTACAGGGTGGAGGGCTCATCTTTTTTATCTGGGTTGGTTTGGGTGGTGGTTGGTTTGGGTGCTTCAATTTTTACACCATTGTGGGGGATTTTGGGGAAGAAGGTTGGTAATGTTTTGATATTAGTTTTTTTGTATTTTTTGCAATGTATATGTGTGGCACTGCCATTGATAAAATTTTCTTATTTGTACCTATTTATATCAGCATTAGGTCTTGGGGGGACTTTTTTAGGTATTGTATCCCTTTCTTTTGTAGTGGCAAAGGAGATAACTAATATTAGGAATACAACCTCTGTATTAACTATATTTTTTAGTTTTGGTCAGATATTAGGACCTATTATAGGAGGCTATTTAGCTGATAAAACAAGGAGCTTTTATAGTCCGATTGCACTGGCATCTTTGTCTATATTTTTAGGTGGTATAATTATGATTTTTCTTTATATCTTACAAAGGAGGCGTTATGCCAGTTATTACAGTTAA
- a CDS encoding TAXI family TRAP transporter solute-binding subunit translates to MLSKSFLSFLISLFLTVSFSDFAYAKKTFIKWGATSVRSGLYANTVAMAKVVNSTYPGEIEVTVVETGGFVENLSRLQRKSIHIGPADAAAAYANYMGIIDYEGKKNPNLRALWGGYITPIHIVAAEKANIKSVTGLSGVDFAMNPGTTSGRVVELFFKANNITPNYKMMGIGASVDALKSGVVKAWFKAGFKDSAILDLESNMDIVVFDVDQKLIDNFNKVYPGQGLAMKIPAGLFKSVKKEQNSLAYVVADFVDKDLPDDVVYKIVKAVWDNRKDIVTPLATLKEGNFDDMFGMAEKYLNVPLHPGAVKFYREVLKVNVPAKLLPPGMK, encoded by the coding sequence ATGTTGTCCAAATCTTTTCTTAGTTTTTTGATATCCCTATTTTTAACTGTTTCGTTTTCAGATTTTGCCTACGCTAAAAAAACTTTTATAAAATGGGGAGCTACTTCTGTCAGGTCAGGTTTGTATGCCAATACGGTTGCAATGGCTAAGGTTGTAAACAGCACATATCCAGGTGAAATTGAGGTCACTGTTGTGGAAACAGGTGGTTTTGTTGAAAACTTAAGTAGGCTTCAGAGAAAATCTATTCATATAGGGCCAGCTGATGCGGCAGCAGCTTATGCTAACTATATGGGTATCATTGACTATGAGGGGAAAAAGAACCCAAACCTTAGAGCCTTGTGGGGCGGATATATAACTCCGATTCATATCGTGGCTGCTGAAAAAGCTAATATAAAATCTGTTACTGGTCTTTCTGGGGTTGATTTTGCTATGAACCCAGGTACCACTTCAGGTAGAGTGGTTGAACTGTTTTTCAAAGCTAACAATATTACCCCAAACTATAAAATGATGGGTATAGGGGCAAGTGTGGATGCCCTTAAGTCCGGAGTAGTAAAGGCATGGTTCAAGGCTGGTTTTAAAGACTCTGCAATTCTTGATCTCGAATCAAACATGGATATTGTAGTATTCGATGTTGATCAAAAGCTCATAGATAATTTTAATAAAGTGTATCCTGGTCAGGGACTTGCAATGAAGATACCTGCAGGTTTGTTCAAAAGTGTAAAGAAAGAACAGAACAGTCTTGCTTACGTTGTGGCAGATTTTGTTGATAAAGATCTTCCAGACGATGTTGTGTATAAAATAGTAAAAGCTGTGTGGGATAACAGAAAAGATATAGTTACCCCCCTTGCAACCCTTAAAGAGGGGAATTTCGATGATATGTTTGGTATGGCTGAAAAGTACCTGAATGTACCCTTACATCCAGGTGCTGTGAAGTTTTATAGGGAAGTGTTAAAAGTAAATGTCCCTGCAAAGCTCCTTCCTCCAGGGATGAAGTAA
- a CDS encoding 4-oxalocrotonate tautomerase family protein: protein MPVITVKMTKEHGGATTEQKRVLIRKITSAFVEVMGRGEKTTVVIIEEVDMENYGIGGEQVSEIRKRQT, encoded by the coding sequence ATGCCAGTTATTACAGTTAAGATGACAAAAGAACATGGTGGAGCAACTACTGAGCAAAAGAGAGTGTTGATTCGGAAGATTACTTCTGCTTTTGTCGAGGTGATGGGTAGGGGAGAAAAGACAACAGTGGTGATTATTGAAGAGGTTGATATGGAAAATTATGGTATAGGTGGAGAACAGGTTTCAGAGATCAGAAAAAGACAAACATGA
- a CDS encoding universal stress protein, with translation MINIKKILVPTDFSETSKYAMQYAIEFAKNFGAELRIVHVIFDESQIVAFYLPQVTFQNLDQELEESAKKQMDEFLAHFPELKEVTYDVKMLKGTAFVEIISEAKDMKADLIIIGTHGRTGLEHVLFGSTAEKVVRKSPCPVLTVKPKNFKFVMP, from the coding sequence ATGATAAATATTAAAAAGATTTTAGTGCCGACAGATTTTTCTGAAACATCAAAATATGCTATGCAGTATGCCATTGAGTTTGCAAAAAATTTTGGGGCAGAGCTGAGAATAGTTCACGTTATTTTTGATGAGAGTCAGATTGTGGCGTTTTATTTGCCTCAGGTAACTTTTCAAAATCTTGATCAAGAGTTGGAAGAATCAGCTAAAAAACAGATGGATGAATTTTTAGCTCATTTTCCCGAATTAAAAGAGGTTACTTATGATGTGAAAATGCTAAAAGGTACAGCTTTTGTTGAGATTATCAGTGAGGCTAAAGATATGAAAGCTGATCTAATAATAATAGGTACTCATGGTAGGACTGGTCTTGAGCATGTTCTTTTCGGTAGCACAGCTGAGAAAGTTGTCAGAAAATCCCCTTGTCCTGTTTTGACTGTTAAGCCTAAAAACTTTAAATTTGTTATGCCTTAG